The genomic region TAACTAAAACCTGAACTAATACAGGTACCCACGGATGCTTTTACAAACATCCTTTTCTTGTATTTTAATCAAAACCCAACAAAACCATCTTTATATAATCCACTACCACAGTGCCAAACTATGAAATACTCTCTTGGCCTCTAcggacagagaaaaaaaaaaggtgacgaATGAGGGGAGGTCAGGCTAGAAAGCCCCTTTTCAAATATTTTACCATTAGACTCAtcggaaaaaaaattaataaccATTTCCTCTTTCCAACCTTCCTCTATACCTCCCTTTGCTATCTCTGGAGCTGGCCTCAGGTATGCATTCTTCCTCATAGGAAAAATACACAACATCTACAGCTGCTATAAATGTTTACTCAACACATTAAGAGATTGGCTGCAGGCATCCGTCACAGATTCTTTTCATAAACACAAAAGAGCAGAGGGTTTTGCACTGACAGACGGTTGTAAAttgtgtttgataaccacaaaGCTCATACCTCTGCCTGGCAATCAGGTCATCGCACTGCGCCTGATTTAAATCGGCCTCATTTCACCTCTCAAATTCAGTTAGGGAGGGAAATGACTTAAGCGTTTTGGATTCTTTGTAGAGGCAGTGACAAGAACTCTACGTCACGGAAGTTAAGACTAACAGAAAAAGATGATGAAGTGAAAGCTGCTTCAGTAAAGTTAATGATTACACTGGTTACACAAAGGAAAGGCTTGTATGAGTGGCAGGGGAATGGAGGTTAAGATGCGTGACAAGCTGtttactgtagctgtcttcCCACAGAGTTTCACTTCTTAAAtaaatcatgatgatgataGGATGTTTCTGCCTCTCATGAGTATTGACATCTGCACCGTGTCTGGTCCATCATCGTCTAGTATTTCCCCCCACCCCTGAAGCTTACTTCCTCTGTGCACGTGTGCAACAACCAGACCTCCCTCCTCCTACATGTGTCTTCCCCTTTTTGTACTTCGCCTCATCTCTTCCCCGCTCTCAGTGCTGACATTTCAACTGTGGCTGTCAACGGCAAGTTATCTCatccagagaaaaaaagaaagaaagaagtagacagagagaaaaaaaacaatacactcTGTAGCTCTTGTGTAAGTTTATGATTACCGACTATAGAGAGTACCATGTGGGACTGCAGTGGCTTGGCTGCTTGTCAGCAGCTCTGAGGAGTCTCTACTGAAGCTCGTCCTCTGGCCACCCTGGACTGAATTCTACCAATCCCGACACAGCTCTGGAATGTGTCTTAAACCCTTCACCCAGTGGACAGCCTGCGTTTACAATCAAGAGACACTCCTTACACCAAACAACAGGTGAGGTCATTATTGATTACAAGAAGTTTAAGATGTCTGGAAATTATAGAATAATTAATAAAGTGGCcgtgaaaaagtaaaaaataaaaacaaagacaaagaaaactttGGTAAGCATGGTGTTAAAGTTATGAGTCAGTTTAAAAACCCTCGCTCTCTTTCCTAGTTTTCTTTTTGTCCCTGGTGCCTGCTGTCAAGGGAAAGACAGCATGCTTGAGGCTGTGTGAGTCGGCGTTGCACACATAATTAGGCAAGAAATGTAGATTCTCCACAGGGTTGAATGTTTTGATGCGGCTGGTCACTATCACAGGTTGAAGAATGCAGCGCTAACAAGAAGAAATAGTGGAAATTCAGAGGAGTGGTCTTGACAGGTGGACTGAGACAACAAATGAAACGTGTTTTTTCCATTTCGCTCAGAAAGGAAGGTTCCACATGCAGCACATTCCTCCTCATCGGTTAAAAGGCTGAAGTTTTGCCCTTGTAAAGCCCTCGCAGATGACAAGGGTGTATAATAACAACCAGGCTTGGTCCAGCTTATAATGTTAACAAACACATAGTTGGCTCAGATGGATGAAGGATGGACTGAAGCTCAGGCCAGCTGTGTTAGGTAGGCATGTATTGGGGCTGTGTGATGATACAAAACAGAAATACCCAAAAATGAAACCCTGTGGACTAGaggaaaaaatgaagaagacaCAAAGTAAAGATAAAAGTAGAGAGTACAAACATCTCATATTTGCCCATTGTCAGTAAGAGGGGGAGGTTAGTCATACGAGGCAGACTGATGACTAAACAGCAGTCTGTGAATAACATCAGAAACGCTTTCAGATTTAGGTGCAAAACTTTCCGACACCACACTCACTGTAATTTCCCACTCCCCGTTATCTGAAAATTTGTATGAATAATCCATTTAATCAAACCCATTTGAGAGAACAGaggcataaacacacacacacacacacacacacacacacacacacacacacacacacacacacattaccgTTCACTAAAGATGGTCTGAGTCCAAATGGCTTCTCCATTATTGAGTTTGGTTCGGACAGCCTATCTCTTTCCAGACGTTAATGGCATTAGATGCTTCCTGAGCGTATAAACACACCAGAGAGGAGCCTGCAGGGGAAACGAAAAAAATATCCATAAAGATACAGAACACAGGTTTGATTTCCTAATGCTGGAATCTCAGAGGGAGACAGGAAATTGTCAGAAAAAGTCTTGATATGCTGTAGATGTCGAAGGGCTCTTGTCATTTTACATGAAATATGGCAaccacatgttgtgtttgtgggaaGTGATAGTGGCTGCCGACTTTGTTGATGACATAAACCTGTGTGGGCAGTCATTTCTTACCCCTTTATGTGCTATTTCAGCACCAGAACATTTAAAACAGGAAGCAACACAGACTGGTATCTAATATGCGTCTCGAATCACACCCACAGCTCTTTGATGAGCTGGGACTGACCGCGCATCTGCGGCGTAAATCAGGGAGggaattaattgattaattcatATAGTGTATGGAGTCCACATTATCATTCCTTCAAGCCACATTAAACATTGAAATCCCTCTTGTCTGGGAGAGATGTCCGAGACGGCCAGTTCTGCTTGGGCTGCTGCATAAGACATTAAACTGGACCGTCAGTCGGTCCCTGGAAGAATAGGTCTATATTAGCAATAACCGACTGTAAGTTGTTTTGTTCCAGTTGGATCACAAATGCATATCGCGCCGATAAATTGGACTTAGGTTGTATTATGCACCGATTACAGTAAAATGCAAATGCTCACTTTGCAAGTTCGGTCTGTGCTTCCCCTGCTTGCCACGCAGATTTAGAGCGTGCAGGGAAATGAGTGCAACAATATCAAGACAGTTCAAACAAATAATAGCATTAACATAACGTATTCTGGTCGGCTAGGGGGGCCTGGCAGGAGAAGTTGCTACATGAAATTCATCTGGTATGAAGCATTAGTTCCTTTAAGCACTTAGTTTCTGTAAAAAGCGAGAACTCCTTCACGCAGAGCAGTTGAGGCAATGAGGAGGGAATTTTTAGCAATCTCAGTTGCTATAAGCGCTTTGGGTGCAAACTGTTATCGTCAGAGAGCGTGACTAAGCCTGCATCTTCTCTAGGGGGGACTTCAACTCTCAGCCCGGACAGCATATGTTGAGCCAAACTGCCTCACATTATGGAGACAGGCAAATGATTGTATCCCTTGAGCTCACTGAACCACGAAATAGGATAGAGGATACAAAAAATGTCCAAGCTATCCTTGGCATAGgttcatgtttttcatgttttttaaaagacgAGCACTCACTGTTGAACTTTTTTATGTCTGCAGGTGAATTTCTAAccagagaagagacagaaaacaaaaggaaaaatgaaCCTCAATTCCACACCTACAGCAACGAGCACAACCCCAAATGCTACATGTGTAAACATCGACATCAACAGTCCAATCAGTGACCTCCTGATGTCTGTCTACattctggcttttgtctttggCTTGATCTTCAATGTGCTGACAATTGGCCCCATTTGGCAGCAAATGCGCCGGCAAAATGTTTTGGGCATCTTCCTTCTCAACCTGTCCATCTCTGACCTGCTTTTCCTCTTTACCATGCCCCTCTGGATGAATTATTACCGACAGAACCACCACTGGCAGCTGGGTGTCCCTGCCTGCAGTGTAGCTGGCTTCTTCTACTACTCTAACATGTACATCAGCATCTACCTGCTCTGCTGCATCTCTGTGGACCGCTGCCTGATGGTCACCTACCCGCTCCGCTCCAAGGCCCACCGTACCTCACGCTACGCCTGGACACAGTGCATTGCTGTTTATGTCGTAGTGGTGGCACTGCACATCATGGTACTGGTCAATGATAATCTAAAAGATGCTCACGATGACAAAACAGGCAACGACCGTTGTTATGAGACTTACCCCATGGAGTCACCGGTTGCCATGTTCAACCTGCTCAGAGTGGTTGTCGGCTTCCTGCTGCCCCTGCTGGTGTTGGCTGTGAGCTACTGGAGGGTGCTGGCCACTGTGGGTCAGAGTCCCGGCCTGAGCACCCAAGCTAAGAGGAAGGTCCGCCTGCTGTCCTTTGGGGTGATTGGCATCTTCTCAATTTGCTTCGCCCCATATCACATCCTCCTGCTCACACGTTCACTTGTCTTCTACCGCAGCGAGAACACATTTCCCCATGGAAGTTACTGCAAGTTTGAACAAAATATGCACTTTTCCTTCTCTTGTACGCTGGCGCTGTCCAGTCTGAACTGCGTGGTGGACCCAGTGCTGTACGTGCTGGTCAGTAACGGAGTCCAGGAGGAGTTGAAACTGTGCTGGGCGAGGCACAGAAGGacacagacagatacagacTGTGCTCTGACTGCATACAACAGAGGGAAGTCAAATACCAATTTGATATAAAAAGTAACCTATACATATGTGGGTGGACAAGTGCatttgtatgtatatgtgtgtgtgactgtgcatATATATACATGATTATGCATAATGCTGAAGCTGTTTGAACTCATGTCTTCATTCTCAGAGTTAGCTATTTAGTAGCTGCAGGATTATTTACATCACATAATCAACCTTTCGTGCAGACAATCAACATCCTTTGGTAGAAACCACATTGCcgcctttgtgtttttttttctccctcataTCCTGTAGAGGAGGTGCTGAAATGATGTGCATCTCAGGACTATGTAATTAGTTTGCACGCCGAGCTTCTGCCCTCCCAAGAGTTCTTCAGTGGCGGCCACTTCTGGTTTGTGGTTGGCCGCTGCAGAAGTTGAAGAGCTCTCATGTTTTCCCTCCAGTCTATACGAGGACATTGTGATTGTGATTATGTGGCCCTGGTCTAAGCGGAAAGTGCATTAGCACTAAAGCGTGCATGCAGTTCATTAGCATGACCGTCAGTGAAACATGTTGAATGTAACCATAAAATAAACCAGTGGTTGGAACAGGTTCCTTGGTTTACGTTTGTTTAGTTTGCGACGGTCGGTTTTGCAGATGGCATATACATTTGCACATGGAGGTGAGGCTTTGGGAGATGATAAACTCATACATTCAAACGGGTTGCCAATAAAGTCTTGCACACAAAGGTAATCATAAATCGAGCTTGGCACCTGCGTCAAGAGGGCAAAGGCTGCAATCAggaaacctgtgtgtgtgaatgagagcgtacgtgtgtgggtgtgtgttttatttgaagtgttaaaatgtttgacttctattcttatttctgtaaatgtagggttagggttagggtgtaCAATAAGCAGGGTAAGGAAGGAAGGCAGTTggaggaaaaaggaagaaagaaaagacaggagaTGGGGCATCAACAGCTGTTATTGCTCTGTCTTATGTTTTGTCCATTATCCAAACATTGGCTCTTTCATTCATCAGCAGAACTCTTTCTTGCACACATCGATACATCACCAGCTGAGCACTTCACATAAGGTATATCCACTATGGAACACGGGTCGACAAGCTCTGTACAACCAGTTCTCGTCATTTAAAAGCCTTTACCGTCAAGCCTGTGGTCTATATATAGTATACAGCAACTCTGCTTCCTGCTAGCTCTTGTAAAATGTTTCGTCTGATTTGCCTAAGTGGAAACATAATTGCTGCCAGGATCATGTTAACaagtacagtttttttttttaccagtccATAATGAGGTGGACATGTAGGAAAACAAATGAGCACTGCCATGTTTATGCAACTTTGCAAGCACTCTAATTTGAAATGTTCCCTTACTACTGCATGTTGATAAAAATGGAAACCTGGTGTATTTGCTTTTGGAAATTAGTAGTATACTTGTACACTGGTTATTTTGCTTAATGTTAGATACCTAAAACATCAAGCCAATTCtatatttatcttattttcaACAAATCCTCTGAAAAGGCGAAAACAAAGTGACTGATCCTACCTACATGTATCATCTGTGAAGTCTTATATTGCTTATTCTTCCGTACCAAACACCTCTATCTTCGTCCAGACACTGTTAAAATATGATCAACGAATCACACAATTGCACTGAATAATGTGTTCCCACGTCATGATGAATATGGACACTGAAGCTTATTTTAAGTCAATGCCACATTAACTGTCTTGCTGCAGGCTCACAAGAGCATCACACATATTAAACACTGGCCATAATTGCAAGATTTACTCTTGTCTGACTTTGCTAAAATCTACAGTCTTCAACTGTTTTAGGAAAGTCAACAAACCCTCAACAACTGAATAGGAAGATTGGCCAAAACAGTGTGGCCCTTGCGGTGTTCAAGCAATATGCGCACTGGACCTTTCTTGTTTGCTCACAAATTCTGGTTAGTTAAGAAATCtatttggtcaggtttaggtaATAAAACTACTTTGTTCAGTTTAGGTAAGAAAACTATTTGGGtaggttaaagtgaaactctcggcagaaagcaaccaaggctttatttgtgattgaatatgagccaaaccttcgtgtaaaagcataattacgacgaaagaggcacttttaagatttaccgtagttttcgggcaagctaattttcaatggagtgcgggggcacttttacactagcatcaaaattatGTTCACAATGTTCACAATGCTCATGTTCACGTGTAGAGACACTGGTGATACTGCGAGCAAAGTTTcctgttgtgtcgagccttcttagtgttttaaaaatagcgattttgatgctagcgtaaaagtgccctcGCACtgcattgaaaattagcttgcccgaaaacaaaactttgGCAAATCTTACATCGCTTGACTTCCTCCTtagctgctgtaataattactatgCCCAATAGATGCCGCCGCctcacacaaacataaatatgCTTCATAATAAACTGCTTTTATAGTCAATCTGTGGTTGTTCTTCTGTTTGGACAGCCTAAGGTAAGTAgtaagcctctttttaaaattcaaactgTTTATAGTCTACTTCCAGTGCAAAATCTACATCTTGAGTAGGAAGGAAAGTATGGAAAGATGGTTTGATACGTtgttgtaaaagtaaaagtaaattacagATTCATGCCAGCCTTTTAGGAGATTCTGAAACTGGTGAAAATGCATCAGCCCTGTCAGATTCTAGAGAAGGATAGAAAGATGCCCTTTCCATCACCTCATTATTTCACCTCAGTACAGATAGCTTGAGGCAATTTGAGGAAGCGCTGCTTGCAAATGTTTGCAAATGTAAAGATGCAGTCAAGTTCACCCCAAAGCTGCAGTCCATCATCCTGTGGCATTAGGCCCGAGATATTACAAATCCATTTTCTCTAGACCGGCCTTTTAATGAGCTTGCTCAGGCTGTAGCCAGACTCCCTGGGTGATCAATATGGTTTCATTGATTAGCTGTTCTGCCTCATAGCCTCATAATGCACAGTTGGTCTAGATGTACGACACACAGTCAAGGCTATTCTTAGACCAGAGTTATTTTAGAAGGGAGCACTTTCACATATACAAAACAACACTCAAGAGGAAAtactttttaatttcttcaacAATTATAAGCAATCACTGCTACTCAgttgatattgatatttaactgctgctctcctgctgctcgCTCTCTTATTAGGTGTCTTTAATGACTCAGCAAATCCTTATAATCACATCCAATTTGTATGAGCCCTAATGCATTTCTGAACCACAACTTCAAAGTGGTTTATCATTAGATTTGATGGTTTCTTCAGCAAAACAATAAGTCAGGTAttcaaatattcatattcaCTTACAGCAGACACACGGACTGCCACGGTTAAAATACACgtttatttaaatgtacatttgtgtTTCTTGTACAGTCTGTTTCCAGTAATGTATATTTATTAGTTTCACACTGCCCACCTCAACAGCTATTTTCACTAATGtttcacatacatatatacagtatattgtgtGCGGCTACCTAGTGGCCGATTTATTAGGTACACCCGTAAagtccaatccaatccaatacAACAGTTCATCCAATAATTCTACTTTAACAGAGAGGTTATAGTTTGCCGTGGTGTTGAACCGGTTGATAAGAACTTTTTCTCCttgctttttttcctgcaaGGAGAAAAAGTTAGCTAAACAATGttaatttttgctttttatatttgtatgACGTTGATACATATTTGCAGTTTTTTTGCTTGAAAGGATGCTGCTCCTCATATCTGCACTATGCATTCACGCTGCAATGACTGCTTTCAGGTCATGGTCAGGATTTGATGCGTCAGTCGACTCAGAATAACTGCCCGCACCATTTTTAAATATTCTCCTTTTCACTCTGCTACAGCCCATGAAGAGACAGTTGAAAAGAGATTTGTCTGGTAGCCCGGAGGACAAGAAAGTCTAAATCCTCACTCGATTAAAAGGAGCTAAGTTTATTTATGAAAACacatctgagcaagaacactcGCCACTATGTCTGTTGAAACACCAAGCTTTGTATATCTATGTATCTTAATATGACACAAATGAAGTGGTGCAGCTCTCAGCCTTAAACAAGCAACTAAAGTGGCCATGAAAGATAttccaaaaaaggaaaaataacatCTCTacagcatgtttttatttgtatttaagatttattgtgtttttttgtggcacACTTATGACAGGCTTGTATTAGCAAGATTTATGCCAATTTTGTACAAAGGCATCATCTGGATGTTACTGATGACTATGAGAGGCAGCAGAATAATACTGTATTATTGGACTTTTATGCCCGCAGTGCAGTAAGTAGGTTTTGATTGTCCTGCATGaggtgttattttctttttggagAAAAATAATCTGGATTTGTCACCTTTTGTCACAGATTCAGTGAAGACTGAAACAAAGCTGCAACAGCTTAGTTGCTTTACCGATACACAAACCACATAATAATCCACTGTTTCGACTATGTGTGGCTATATAAGGACCAAATTGCAGTTTATTGCGTGACTTATTCCTTTAACATTACAGTGGAACAAAATTGCTGCTTCCACCCAGCTGATACAAAACAGCAAAATCAAGAAAGgaaa from Sparus aurata chromosome 2, fSpaAur1.1, whole genome shotgun sequence harbors:
- the gpr184 gene encoding G protein-coupled receptor 184 gives rise to the protein MNLNSTPTATSTTPNATCVNIDINSPISDLLMSVYILAFVFGLIFNVLTIGPIWQQMRRQNVLGIFLLNLSISDLLFLFTMPLWMNYYRQNHHWQLGVPACSVAGFFYYSNMYISIYLLCCISVDRCLMVTYPLRSKAHRTSRYAWTQCIAVYVVVVALHIMVLVNDNLKDAHDDKTGNDRCYETYPMESPVAMFNLLRVVVGFLLPLLVLAVSYWRVLATVGQSPGLSTQAKRKVRLLSFGVIGIFSICFAPYHILLLTRSLVFYRSENTFPHGSYCKFEQNMHFSFSCTLALSSLNCVVDPVLYVLVSNGVQEELKLCWARHRRTQTDTDCALTAYNRGKSNTNLI